A single region of the Actinoplanes sp. SE50/110 genome encodes:
- a CDS encoding alpha/beta fold hydrolase: MINDSLVDAGGVQLAVRDFGGDHPPLLLLHGAGGNLAHMTLLARALRPHHRVVTVDLRGHGRSADGPWTWDAALGDLAAVCVELELERPAIAGHSLGGMLATLWGQRHPESPGVVNLDGSPPPTRPDQLPGLTPDRAAAELERLTGVFDMVEAAAGQTVEAGELADLVERQRMAARDRGANEKVWIEGFRRNLVHGKDGTTTFRPSFATTTQLRALMTELDLAPVHAATKCPSLLVLATRDLPEQEPFADLYAAHRRYVLAQAEAIPHLRHVALADASHAMVIEQPEALATLITTFLAEAR, from the coding sequence CTCGCGGTTCGGGACTTCGGGGGCGACCATCCGCCACTGCTCCTGCTGCACGGGGCCGGCGGCAACCTCGCCCACATGACCCTCCTCGCCCGGGCGTTGCGCCCGCACCACCGGGTGGTCACCGTCGATCTGCGCGGGCACGGACGGTCCGCGGACGGTCCGTGGACCTGGGATGCCGCGCTCGGCGACCTGGCCGCGGTCTGCGTCGAGCTGGAGCTGGAGCGGCCGGCGATCGCCGGCCATTCGCTCGGCGGCATGCTGGCCACGCTCTGGGGTCAGCGGCACCCGGAGTCCCCCGGTGTGGTGAATCTGGACGGCAGTCCGCCGCCCACCCGCCCCGACCAGCTGCCCGGCCTCACCCCGGACCGGGCCGCCGCCGAGCTGGAGCGGCTCACCGGCGTCTTCGACATGGTCGAGGCCGCCGCCGGTCAGACCGTCGAAGCCGGCGAACTGGCCGACCTGGTCGAGCGCCAGCGGATGGCGGCCCGGGACCGCGGCGCCAACGAGAAGGTGTGGATCGAGGGTTTCCGCCGCAACCTGGTCCACGGCAAGGACGGCACCACCACCTTCCGGCCGTCCTTCGCCACCACCACCCAGCTGCGCGCCCTGATGACCGAGCTGGACCTGGCCCCGGTCCACGCCGCCACCAAGTGCCCGTCGCTGCTGGTTCTGGCCACCCGTGACCTGCCCGAGCAGGAGCCGTTCGCCGACCTGTACGCGGCCCACCGCCGCTACGTGCTGGCCCAGGCCGAGGCCATCCCCCACCTGCGCCACGTCGCGCTGGCCGACGCCTCGCACGCCATGGTGATCGAACAGCCCGAGGCGCTCGCCACCCTGATCACCACCTTTCTCGCGGAGGCCCGCTGA
- a CDS encoding MFS transporter codes for MSSVDVLPARVATARIAVGVTFAMNGLALAGWLSRAPAVRDGLELSVAGFGLLLLCMSGTSVASIPLAGPLVQRVGPARAVLLASMAMAAGLAVLATATLLGSVVLAGVALLFCGFGTSTWDVAMNVEAADVERRLGRTIMPRFHAGFSLGTVAGAGVGAAASATGVPIGAQLYVTTVIVVAVQIAVVRRFLPHSGPEPGSRPAMTAGQAWREPRTLLIGLILLGFGFTEGSANDWLAISLVDGYHTGDTLGALGFGVFVTAMTLGRMYGGLATDRWGRVPSLRLTALSAAAGILLVVFGGSVWLALAGALCWGVGASLGFPIGMSAAADDPIRAAMRVSVAGSVGYAAFLAGPPLIGFLAEHFGVRNALLCVFAALLLGLTASHAAKPLPTS; via the coding sequence ATGAGCAGCGTCGACGTCCTGCCCGCCCGGGTTGCCACCGCCAGGATCGCCGTCGGGGTGACGTTCGCGATGAACGGGTTGGCGCTCGCCGGGTGGCTGTCCCGGGCTCCCGCGGTCCGGGACGGGCTGGAGTTGTCGGTCGCCGGGTTCGGCCTGCTGCTGCTCTGCATGTCGGGCACGTCGGTCGCGTCGATCCCGCTGGCCGGTCCGCTGGTGCAGCGGGTCGGGCCGGCCCGGGCGGTGCTGCTGGCCAGCATGGCGATGGCGGCCGGTCTGGCCGTGCTGGCCACCGCCACCCTGCTCGGCTCGGTGGTGCTCGCCGGGGTCGCCCTGCTGTTCTGCGGTTTCGGCACCAGCACGTGGGATGTCGCGATGAACGTCGAGGCCGCCGACGTCGAACGCCGCCTCGGCCGGACCATCATGCCCCGCTTCCACGCCGGTTTCAGCCTGGGCACGGTCGCCGGCGCCGGTGTCGGTGCGGCCGCGTCGGCCACCGGGGTGCCGATCGGAGCCCAGCTGTACGTGACCACGGTGATCGTCGTCGCGGTCCAGATCGCCGTGGTCCGCCGTTTCCTGCCACACTCGGGTCCGGAGCCGGGCAGCCGGCCGGCGATGACCGCCGGGCAGGCTTGGCGGGAACCCCGCACCCTGCTGATCGGCCTGATCCTGCTCGGTTTCGGCTTCACCGAGGGCAGCGCCAACGACTGGCTGGCGATCAGCCTGGTCGACGGCTACCACACCGGCGACACGCTGGGCGCCCTGGGCTTCGGCGTCTTCGTCACCGCGATGACCCTGGGCCGCATGTACGGCGGCCTGGCCACCGACCGCTGGGGCCGGGTCCCGTCCCTGCGCCTCACCGCCCTGTCCGCCGCGGCCGGCATCCTGCTGGTCGTCTTCGGCGGCTCGGTATGGCTGGCCCTGGCCGGCGCCCTCTGCTGGGGAGTCGGCGCCTCCCTCGGCTTCCCGATCGGGATGAGCGCCGCCGCCGACGACCCGATCCGCGCCGCCATGCGAGTGTCCGTGGCCGGCTCCGTCGGCTACGCCGCCTTCCTGGCCGGCCCACCCTTGATCGGCTTCCTGGCCGAACACTTCGGCGTCCGCAACGCCCTCCTCTGCGTCTTCGCCGCCCTCCTCCTCGGCCTCACCGCCTCCCACGCCGCCAAGCCACTTCCCACCAGCTGA
- a CDS encoding vitamin B12-dependent ribonucleotide reductase → MAGDGITAGRQRSRTNTNGGDAAAAAGLRVERVWTTAGVHPYDEVEWERRDVVMTNWRDGSINFEQRGVEFPTSWSVNAANIVTTKYFRGAVGTPERETSLRQLIDRVVQTYRRAGEEHGYFASPADAEVFDHELTWMLLHQVFSFNSPVWFNVGTKSPQQVSACFILSVDDSMDSILEWYKEEGLIFKGGSGSGVNLSRIRSSKELLSSGGTASGPVSFMRGADASAGTIKSGGATRRAAKMVILDVDHPDIEEFVQTKAREEDKIRALRDAGFDMDLGGADIVSVQYQNANNSVRVSDEFMRAYEEGTEFGLRGRLDGEVIETIDAKKLFRDIARAAWECADPGLQYDDTINDWHTNPETGRITASNPCSEYMSLDDSSCNLASLNLMKFLRADGGFEVEKFVKSVEFIITAMDISICFADFPTEKIGVTTRAYRQLGIGYANLGALLMASGLPYDSDGGRSVAAAITSLMTGTAYRRSAELAGVVGAYDGYARNADAHQRVMRKHAAANDEVRAQGPVATEILREATRQWKNGNKIGEKNGWRNAQASVLAPTGTIGLMMDCDTTGIEPDLALVKFKKLVGGGSMQIVNQTVPRALRSLGYPEEQVEAIVEHISEHGNVVDAPGLKPEHYAVFDCAMGERSIAPIGHVRMMAAVQPFISGAISKTVNMPETATIEEIEEIHYQGWKLGLKALAIYRDNCKVGQPLSAGKTAKAAAPATVEAPAAVEKVVEKVVEYRPIRKRLPKKRPSETVSFSVGGAEGYLTASSYPDDGLGEVFLKMSKQGSTLAGVMDAFSVAISIGLQYGVPLETYVSKFTNMRFEPAGMTDDPDVRMASSVMDYIFRRLALDFLDYDTRAELGIFTAKERTAQAQAEAAAEAATVDLAGMAASAPAAPAVAPAATPGTSTVTVAEAKAATPVSAGSSTELLEIKTGHAADAPLCFTCGTKMRRAGSCYVCEGCGSTSGCS, encoded by the coding sequence ATGGCCGGAGACGGCATCACCGCGGGTCGCCAGCGCAGCCGGACGAACACGAACGGCGGCGACGCGGCGGCGGCCGCGGGGCTGCGCGTGGAGCGGGTGTGGACGACGGCGGGCGTCCACCCGTACGACGAGGTGGAGTGGGAGCGCCGGGACGTCGTCATGACGAACTGGCGGGACGGCTCGATCAACTTCGAGCAGCGTGGCGTGGAGTTCCCCACGTCCTGGAGCGTCAACGCCGCGAACATCGTGACGACCAAGTACTTCCGCGGCGCGGTGGGGACGCCCGAGCGGGAGACGTCTCTGCGCCAGCTCATCGACCGGGTCGTGCAGACCTACCGCCGGGCCGGCGAGGAGCACGGCTACTTCGCGAGCCCGGCCGACGCCGAGGTCTTCGACCACGAGCTCACCTGGATGCTGCTGCACCAGGTGTTCAGCTTCAACTCGCCGGTCTGGTTCAACGTCGGCACCAAGTCGCCGCAGCAGGTCAGCGCGTGCTTCATCCTCTCCGTGGACGACTCGATGGACTCCATCCTCGAGTGGTACAAGGAGGAGGGCCTGATCTTCAAGGGCGGCTCCGGCTCCGGGGTGAACCTGTCCCGCATCCGCTCCTCCAAGGAACTGCTGTCCTCCGGCGGCACGGCCAGCGGCCCGGTCAGCTTCATGCGCGGCGCCGACGCCAGCGCCGGCACCATCAAGTCCGGCGGCGCCACCCGGCGTGCCGCCAAGATGGTCATCCTCGACGTCGACCACCCGGACATCGAGGAGTTCGTGCAGACCAAGGCGCGTGAGGAAGACAAGATCCGCGCGCTGCGGGACGCCGGCTTCGACATGGACCTGGGCGGCGCCGACATCGTCTCGGTGCAGTACCAGAACGCCAACAACTCGGTGCGGGTCAGCGACGAGTTCATGCGGGCGTACGAGGAGGGCACCGAGTTCGGTCTCCGTGGCCGCCTCGACGGCGAGGTCATCGAGACCATCGACGCCAAGAAGCTGTTCCGCGACATCGCCCGGGCCGCCTGGGAGTGCGCCGACCCCGGCCTGCAGTACGACGACACCATCAACGACTGGCACACCAACCCCGAGACCGGCCGGATCACCGCGTCCAACCCGTGCTCGGAGTACATGTCGCTGGACGACTCGTCCTGCAACCTGGCCTCGCTCAACCTGATGAAGTTCCTCCGCGCCGACGGCGGCTTCGAGGTGGAGAAGTTCGTCAAGAGCGTCGAGTTCATCATCACCGCGATGGACATCTCGATCTGTTTCGCCGACTTCCCGACCGAGAAGATCGGGGTCACCACCCGGGCCTACCGGCAGCTCGGCATCGGCTACGCCAACCTCGGCGCGCTGCTGATGGCCTCCGGCCTGCCCTACGACTCCGACGGTGGCCGCAGCGTCGCCGCGGCGATCACCTCGCTGATGACCGGCACCGCGTACCGCCGCTCGGCCGAGCTGGCCGGCGTGGTCGGCGCCTACGACGGCTACGCCCGCAACGCCGACGCGCACCAGCGCGTGATGCGCAAGCACGCCGCTGCCAACGACGAGGTCCGCGCCCAGGGCCCGGTCGCCACCGAGATCCTCCGTGAGGCCACCCGGCAGTGGAAGAACGGCAACAAGATCGGTGAGAAGAACGGCTGGCGCAACGCGCAGGCGTCGGTGCTCGCCCCGACCGGCACCATCGGCCTGATGATGGACTGCGACACCACCGGCATCGAGCCCGACCTGGCCCTGGTCAAGTTCAAGAAGCTGGTCGGCGGCGGCTCGATGCAGATCGTCAACCAGACCGTGCCGCGCGCGCTGCGCAGCCTCGGCTATCCCGAGGAGCAGGTCGAGGCGATCGTCGAGCACATCTCCGAGCACGGCAACGTGGTGGACGCGCCCGGCCTCAAGCCGGAGCACTACGCGGTCTTCGACTGCGCCATGGGCGAGCGGTCGATCGCCCCGATCGGTCACGTCCGGATGATGGCCGCGGTGCAGCCGTTCATCTCCGGCGCCATCTCCAAGACCGTCAACATGCCGGAGACGGCGACGATCGAGGAGATCGAGGAGATCCACTACCAGGGCTGGAAGCTCGGCCTGAAGGCGCTCGCGATCTACCGCGACAACTGCAAGGTCGGCCAGCCGCTGTCGGCCGGCAAGACCGCGAAGGCCGCCGCGCCCGCCACGGTCGAGGCCCCGGCCGCGGTCGAGAAGGTCGTGGAGAAGGTGGTCGAGTACCGCCCGATCCGCAAGCGGCTGCCGAAGAAGCGCCCGTCCGAGACGGTCTCCTTCTCGGTCGGCGGCGCCGAGGGCTACCTCACCGCGTCGTCCTACCCGGACGACGGCCTCGGCGAGGTCTTCCTGAAGATGTCGAAGCAGGGCTCCACCCTGGCCGGTGTGATGGACGCCTTCTCGGTCGCCATCTCGATAGGCCTGCAGTACGGCGTCCCGCTGGAGACGTACGTCAGCAAGTTCACCAACATGCGCTTCGAGCCGGCCGGCATGACCGACGACCCGGACGTGCGCATGGCGTCGTCGGTGATGGACTACATCTTCCGTCGCCTGGCGCTGGACTTCCTCGACTACGACACCCGCGCCGAGCTGGGCATCTTCACCGCCAAGGAGCGCACCGCCCAGGCGCAGGCCGAGGCCGCCGCCGAGGCTGCCACGGTCGACCTGGCCGGCATGGCGGCGTCCGCTCCGGCCGCGCCGGCGGTCGCTCCGGCCGCGACGCCCGGCACGTCCACCGTGACGGTCGCCGAGGCGAAGGCCGCCACGCCGGTCTCGGCCGGCTCGTCGACCGAACTGCTGGAGATCAAGACCGGGCACGCCGCCGACGCGCCGCTCTGCTTCACCTGCGGCACGAAGATGCGCCGCGCCGGCAGCTGCTACGTCTGCGAGGGTTGCGGCTCGACCTCCGGCTGCAGCTGA
- the nrdR gene encoding transcriptional regulator NrdR, giving the protein MRCPYCRHADSRVVDSREADDGQLIRRRRSCPECGKRFTTVEEAVLAVVKRSGVTEPFSRTKVMSGVRKACQGRPVDEDSIALLAQRVEEAVRARGAAEIPSHEVGLAILTPLRELDQVAYLRFASVYKAFDSLDEFEKEIAALREAPPVRDAGTRHAVAPRSGTARVPRING; this is encoded by the coding sequence GTGCGTTGCCCGTACTGCCGGCACGCCGATTCGCGTGTCGTGGACTCGCGCGAGGCCGATGACGGTCAACTGATCCGTCGCCGCCGCTCGTGTCCCGAGTGCGGCAAGCGGTTCACCACGGTCGAGGAGGCGGTGCTCGCGGTGGTCAAGCGCAGTGGCGTCACCGAGCCCTTCAGCCGGACCAAGGTCATGAGTGGGGTGCGCAAGGCCTGTCAGGGCCGGCCCGTCGACGAGGACTCGATCGCGCTGCTCGCGCAGCGGGTGGAGGAAGCCGTCCGGGCCCGCGGCGCCGCGGAGATCCCGAGCCACGAGGTCGGTCTGGCGATTCTCACGCCCCTGCGTGAACTCGACCAGGTCGCCTATCTGCGGTTCGCCAGCGTCTACAAGGCCTTCGACTCTCTCGACGAGTTCGAGAAGGAGATCGCCGCGCTCCGCGAGGCGCCACCCGTCCGGGACGCCGGGACGCGACACGCCGTCGCGCCGCGGTCCGGGACGGCCCGTGTGCCCAGGATCAACGGCTGA
- the lexA gene encoding transcriptional repressor LexA — MRRRTPSRARSADAPQLRSVTPLNNVAEPVAGALTTRQRRILEFIREWGEKYGYPPSVREIGEAVGLVSPSSVAYQLKALETKGYLRRDPNRPRAVDVRSPGELVDDEALRAARPQPAYVPLVGRIAAGGPILAEQAVEDFFPLPRELVGEGEVFMLEVKGDSMIDAAICNGDWVVVRQQPNAEAGDIVAAMIDGEATVKSYRQRDGHVWLMPANPAFDPIPGDDATIMGRVVAVLRRV, encoded by the coding sequence ATGCGCCGGCGCACACCGAGCCGGGCCCGTTCGGCCGACGCGCCGCAGCTGCGTTCGGTCACCCCGCTGAACAACGTCGCCGAGCCGGTCGCCGGTGCCCTCACCACCCGGCAGCGGCGGATCCTCGAGTTCATCCGCGAGTGGGGCGAGAAATACGGCTACCCGCCCAGCGTCCGGGAGATCGGCGAGGCCGTCGGCCTGGTCTCCCCGTCCAGTGTGGCGTATCAGTTGAAGGCTCTGGAGACCAAGGGCTACCTGCGCCGCGACCCGAACCGGCCGCGTGCCGTCGACGTCCGCTCCCCCGGTGAGCTGGTCGACGACGAGGCACTGCGCGCGGCCCGGCCGCAGCCGGCCTACGTGCCGCTGGTCGGCCGGATCGCGGCCGGCGGCCCGATCCTCGCCGAGCAGGCGGTCGAGGACTTCTTCCCGCTGCCGCGCGAGCTGGTCGGCGAGGGTGAGGTCTTCATGCTGGAGGTCAAGGGCGACTCGATGATCGACGCGGCGATCTGCAACGGCGACTGGGTGGTCGTCCGCCAGCAGCCCAACGCCGAGGCCGGCGACATCGTGGCCGCCATGATCGACGGCGAGGCGACGGTGAAGAGCTACCGCCAGCGTGACGGGCACGTCTGGCTGATGCCGGCCAACCCGGCCTTCGACCCGATCCCCGGCGACGACGCGACCATCATGGGCCGCGTGGTGGCCGTGCTGCGCCGGGTCTGA
- the hflX gene encoding GTPase HflX, translating to MRNTYQAPVLDEPDLTTGDLELEERHSLRRVAGLSTELTDITEVEYRQLRLERVVLVGVWTEGSVEDADNSLTELAQLAETAGSQVLEGLIQRRRQPDAATFIGRGKVDELRDAVVASGADTVICDGELSPSQLRNLEQQIKVKVVDRTALILDIFAQHAKSKEGKAQVELAQLQYLLPRLRGWGESLSRQGGGAGGGGSGGGGVGTRGPGETKLETDRRRINQRIAKLRREIKAMRTARDTKRSRRQASGTPAVAIAGYTNAGKSSLLNRLTEAGVLVENALFATLDPTTRRTSAEDGRVYTLSDTVGFVRHLPHQIVEAFRSTLEEVADADLVVHVVDGSHPDPEGQVSAVREVLGEVGADRIPELLVINKMDAADEETVLRLKRAWPDAVFVSARSGSGISELRAAIAERLPRPPVDMRILLPYSRADLVARVHRTGQVLQSRHLDDGTELRVLVDERLAADLEEFRC from the coding sequence TTGCGAAACACGTACCAGGCTCCCGTGCTCGACGAGCCGGACCTGACGACCGGCGATCTGGAGCTGGAGGAGCGGCACTCGCTCAGGCGGGTGGCCGGTCTCTCCACCGAGCTCACCGACATCACCGAGGTTGAGTATCGCCAGCTGCGACTGGAGCGCGTGGTCCTGGTCGGCGTCTGGACCGAGGGCAGCGTCGAGGACGCGGACAACTCGCTGACCGAGCTGGCCCAGCTCGCCGAGACCGCCGGCTCCCAGGTCCTGGAGGGCCTGATCCAGCGGCGCCGGCAGCCGGACGCGGCCACCTTCATCGGCCGAGGCAAGGTCGACGAGCTGCGCGACGCGGTGGTGGCCAGCGGTGCCGACACGGTCATCTGCGACGGCGAGCTGTCCCCGTCCCAGCTGCGCAACCTGGAGCAGCAGATCAAGGTGAAGGTGGTCGACCGGACCGCGCTGATCCTGGACATCTTCGCCCAGCACGCGAAGAGCAAAGAGGGTAAGGCCCAGGTCGAGCTGGCCCAGCTGCAATACCTCCTGCCGCGGCTGCGCGGCTGGGGTGAGTCGCTGTCCCGGCAGGGCGGCGGCGCCGGTGGCGGTGGCTCCGGCGGCGGCGGCGTGGGCACGCGTGGTCCCGGTGAGACCAAGCTGGAGACCGACCGCCGGCGGATCAACCAGCGGATCGCGAAACTGCGCCGCGAGATCAAGGCGATGCGCACGGCCCGGGACACCAAGCGGTCCCGCCGGCAGGCCAGCGGCACTCCCGCGGTGGCGATCGCCGGCTACACCAACGCCGGCAAGTCCAGCCTGCTGAACCGTCTGACCGAGGCCGGCGTCCTGGTGGAGAACGCGCTGTTCGCCACCCTGGACCCGACCACCCGGCGGACCTCGGCGGAGGACGGGCGGGTCTACACACTGTCCGACACGGTGGGGTTCGTCCGGCACCTGCCGCACCAGATCGTCGAGGCGTTCCGCTCGACGCTGGAGGAGGTGGCCGACGCCGACCTGGTGGTGCACGTCGTCGACGGCTCGCACCCGGACCCGGAGGGTCAGGTCAGCGCGGTCCGCGAGGTGCTCGGTGAGGTCGGCGCCGACCGGATCCCCGAGCTGCTGGTGATCAACAAGATGGACGCCGCGGACGAGGAGACCGTGCTGCGGCTCAAGCGCGCCTGGCCGGACGCGGTGTTCGTGTCGGCGCGTTCCGGGTCGGGCATCAGTGAGCTGAGGGCGGCCATCGCGGAGCGGCTCCCGCGCCCGCCGGTCGACATGCGGATCCTGCTGCCGTACTCGCGGGCCGATCTGGTCGCCCGGGTGCACCGGACCGGGCAGGTGCTGCAGTCCCGGCACCTGGACGACGGGACCGAGCTGAGGGTGCTCGTCGATGAACGGCTGGCGGCCGATCTGGAGGAGTTCCGTTGCTGA
- a CDS encoding NAD-dependent malic enzyme, whose amino-acid sequence MVTTRLPSAGFSITIRIAVTADASSIGRLTTCVGEAGAIVTALDVVDSDPTRVLVDLTCDTADSAHADQVVKQLEEQDGVDVRKVSDRTFLLHLGGKIEVSSKVALRNRDELSRAYTPGVARVCMAIAENPADARRLTIKRNTVAVVSDGSAVLGLGNIGPAAAMPVMEGKAALFKRFGGVDAWPVVLDTQDTDEIVKIVKAIAPAYGGINLEDIAAPRCFEIEARLKEQLDIPVFHDDQHGTAICVLAALTNALRVVGKRMQDVKVVVSGAGAAGTAIMKLLMRQGVGDIIAYDRKGALHRGMPDLNESMQWLADHTNRANYSGDLPGAIVGADVFIGVSAPNLLTGDDIARMAPRSIVFAMANPDPEVDPREARKHAAVVATGRSDQPNQINNVLAFPGVFRGMLDVSAEEFTEEMALAAARAIADVVGEDKLNPTVIIPSVFDPRVTPAVAAAIRAVVRGVPAPSNPSATPESELDQAPEGIF is encoded by the coding sequence GTGGTGACCACCCGCCTGCCGAGCGCAGGATTTTCGATCACGATCCGTATCGCCGTGACCGCCGATGCCTCGTCCATCGGCCGGCTCACCACCTGCGTCGGCGAGGCCGGGGCGATCGTGACGGCCCTGGACGTGGTGGACTCCGACCCGACCCGGGTGCTGGTCGACCTGACCTGCGACACCGCCGACTCGGCGCACGCCGACCAGGTCGTCAAGCAGCTGGAGGAGCAGGACGGGGTCGACGTCCGCAAGGTGTCCGACCGGACCTTCCTGCTGCACCTGGGCGGCAAGATCGAGGTCAGTTCGAAGGTTGCGCTGCGCAACCGGGACGAGCTGTCCCGGGCGTACACGCCGGGCGTGGCGCGGGTCTGCATGGCGATCGCGGAGAACCCGGCCGACGCCCGCCGGCTCACCATCAAGCGCAACACGGTCGCCGTGGTCAGCGACGGCTCGGCGGTGCTGGGTCTGGGCAACATCGGCCCGGCCGCGGCGATGCCGGTGATGGAGGGCAAGGCCGCGCTCTTCAAGCGGTTCGGCGGGGTGGACGCCTGGCCGGTGGTGCTGGACACCCAGGACACCGACGAGATCGTCAAGATCGTCAAGGCGATCGCCCCGGCGTACGGCGGGATCAACCTGGAGGACATCGCCGCGCCGCGCTGCTTCGAGATCGAGGCGCGCCTCAAGGAGCAGCTGGACATCCCGGTCTTCCACGACGACCAGCACGGCACCGCGATCTGTGTGCTGGCCGCCCTGACCAACGCGCTGCGCGTGGTCGGCAAGCGGATGCAGGACGTCAAGGTGGTGGTCTCCGGCGCGGGCGCGGCCGGCACCGCGATCATGAAACTGCTGATGCGCCAGGGCGTCGGCGACATCATCGCGTACGACCGCAAGGGCGCCCTGCACCGCGGCATGCCCGACCTCAACGAGTCGATGCAGTGGCTGGCCGACCACACCAACCGGGCGAACTACTCCGGCGACCTGCCCGGTGCCATCGTCGGCGCCGACGTCTTCATCGGCGTCTCCGCCCCCAACCTGCTCACCGGCGACGACATCGCCCGGATGGCGCCGCGGTCGATCGTCTTCGCGATGGCCAACCCGGACCCGGAGGTCGACCCGCGCGAGGCCCGCAAGCACGCCGCGGTCGTCGCCACCGGCCGCTCCGACCAGCCCAACCAGATCAACAACGTGCTGGCCTTCCCCGGCGTGTTCCGCGGCATGCTGGACGTCAGCGCCGAGGAGTTCACCGAGGAGATGGCCCTGGCCGCGGCCCGCGCCATCGCCGACGTGGTCGGCGAAGACAAACTCAACCCGACGGTGATCATCCCGAGCGTCTTCGACCCGCGCGTGACCCCGGCGGTCGCCGCCGCGATCCGCGCGGTGGTCCGCGGCGTCCCGGCGCCGTCGAACCCGTCGGCCACCCCGGAGTCGGAGCTGGACCAGGCGCCGGAAGGGATCTTCTGA
- the dapF gene encoding diaminopimelate epimerase codes for MFFTKGHGTANDFVILADPDGELELTPALVAALCDRRRGIGGDGVLRVVRSAKHPAGAGHATEAEWFMDYWNSDGSIAEMCGNGVRVFARYLTARQLATPGPAGLPVATRAGVVHAVVDADTISVRMSTPRVYAASTARVGPLTVPGIAVDCGNPHLVCGLHDGVTLSGLDLTTAPGVDRALFAAGVNVEFVEPVIDPTPDTDRHVRMRVHERGSGETMSCGTGALAVGAVALREAGLATGSVTVDVLGGRVVITADAAGSWWLAGPAVLVATGEVDLSALPVT; via the coding sequence GTGTTTTTCACCAAGGGCCACGGCACCGCCAACGACTTCGTCATCCTCGCCGACCCCGACGGCGAACTGGAGCTGACGCCGGCACTGGTCGCCGCGCTCTGCGACCGGCGGCGCGGGATCGGTGGCGACGGCGTGCTGCGCGTGGTGCGGTCCGCGAAACACCCGGCGGGGGCCGGGCACGCCACCGAGGCCGAGTGGTTCATGGATTACTGGAACAGTGACGGCTCGATCGCCGAGATGTGCGGCAACGGGGTCCGGGTCTTCGCCCGCTATCTGACCGCTCGTCAGCTGGCCACGCCCGGGCCCGCGGGCCTGCCGGTCGCCACCCGCGCCGGCGTCGTGCACGCGGTGGTCGACGCCGACACGATCAGCGTCCGGATGAGCACCCCCCGGGTGTACGCGGCGAGCACCGCCCGGGTCGGCCCGCTGACCGTCCCCGGGATCGCCGTCGACTGCGGCAACCCGCACCTGGTCTGCGGGCTGCACGACGGGGTGACGCTGTCCGGCCTGGACCTGACCACCGCCCCGGGGGTCGACCGGGCGCTGTTCGCCGCCGGGGTGAACGTCGAGTTCGTCGAGCCGGTCATCGACCCGACCCCGGACACCGACCGCCACGTGCGGATGCGGGTCCACGAGCGGGGCTCCGGCGAGACGATGTCCTGCGGCACCGGGGCCCTCGCGGTCGGCGCGGTGGCCCTGCGCGAGGCCGGCCTGGCCACCGGCTCGGTCACCGTCGACGTCCTCGGCGGCCGGGTCGTGATCACCGCCGACGCGGCCGGCTCGTGGTGGCTGGCCGGTCCGGCGGTCCTGGTCGCCACCGGCGAGGTCGACCTGTCGGCCCTTCCGGTCACCTGA
- the miaA gene encoding tRNA (adenosine(37)-N6)-dimethylallyltransferase MiaA yields the protein MSYGCSVPSSPGPRVVTVVGPTAAGKSALSIALAHELGGEVVNADSMQLYRGMDIGTAKLGAAERDGVPHHLLDIWDVTVTAAVAEYQALARAAIDDILARGRVPLLVGGSGLYVRAVLEEFEFPGTDPAIRARLEAELAATGPAPLFTRLGVLDPVAAGRILPSNGRRIVRALEVIELTGQPFTAALPDPKPYYDTVQIGVDRDPAELDERIAQRVELMWSAGLLDEVRALDAAGIRDGRTASRALGYQQALAEIDGVLSGAQARADTVRGTRRFVRRQRSWFRRDPSITWLDGAAPALLADALAVIG from the coding sequence TTGTCCTACGGTTGCTCCGTGCCCTCCAGTCCCGGTCCCCGCGTGGTCACCGTCGTCGGGCCGACGGCGGCCGGCAAGTCCGCGTTGAGCATCGCACTCGCCCACGAACTCGGCGGCGAAGTGGTCAACGCCGACTCGATGCAGCTGTATCGCGGGATGGACATCGGCACCGCGAAACTGGGCGCCGCCGAGCGCGACGGGGTGCCGCACCACCTGCTCGACATCTGGGACGTCACGGTCACCGCCGCGGTCGCCGAGTATCAGGCGCTGGCCCGCGCCGCGATCGACGACATCCTGGCCCGCGGCCGGGTGCCGCTGCTGGTCGGTGGCTCCGGGCTGTACGTGCGCGCGGTCCTGGAGGAATTCGAGTTCCCCGGCACCGACCCGGCGATCCGCGCCCGCCTCGAAGCCGAACTTGCCGCGACCGGCCCGGCACCGCTGTTCACCCGGCTCGGCGTGCTCGACCCGGTCGCGGCCGGCCGGATCCTGCCGTCCAACGGCCGCCGCATCGTCCGCGCCCTCGAGGTCATCGAGTTGACCGGGCAGCCGTTCACGGCGGCGCTGCCCGACCCGAAACCGTATTACGACACGGTGCAGATCGGCGTCGACCGGGATCCGGCCGAGCTGGACGAGCGGATCGCCCAGCGGGTCGAGCTGATGTGGTCCGCCGGCCTGCTCGACGAGGTGCGCGCGCTGGACGCGGCCGGGATCCGGGATGGGCGGACGGCCTCGCGGGCGCTCGGCTACCAGCAGGCGCTGGCCGAGATCGACGGGGTGCTGAGCGGGGCGCAGGCGCGGGCCGACACGGTGCGCGGCACCCGCCGGTTCGTCCGGCGGCAACGCTCCTGGTTCCGCCGCGACCCGTCGATCACCTGGCTGGACGGCGCCGCCCCGGCACTGCTGGCCGACGCCTTGGCCGTGATCGGCTGA